One genomic segment of Oncorhynchus masou masou isolate Uvic2021 unplaced genomic scaffold, UVic_Omas_1.1 unplaced_scaffold_4821, whole genome shotgun sequence includes these proteins:
- the LOC135535334 gene encoding NAD(P)(+)--arginine ADP-ribosyltransferase 2-like gives MARLKILTFTLMYLVQAWTLGVDSKMVHLRQPGLNFSVPLDMVPNSVDDKYKHCTEKMYKKVQEEYLPKESSTEGFFKQAWMKAEGCATIEKVKKRFDKDKSKYNPKELPHDHIKAICAYSGGQTKIYPEFNQAVRTSRTEYTTSFQFHSLHFLLTDAIRLLKLNQKSCHTTYRRSNMEFVSKVNKVIRFGFFASSSLDKGISTKFGDKSCFEIKTCFGADLKSFPNLGNHEKEVLIPPYEVFRVTAVLKKENYKNLWCDVVYTLKSITKPGVT, from the exons ATGGCAAGACTCAAGATCCTAACCTTTACTCTGATGTATTTAGTCCAGGCTTGGACTTTGGGTGTGGACTCCAAGATG GTTCATCTTCGTCAGCCTGGTCTCAATTTCTCTGTACCCTTAGACATGGTCCCCAACTCTGTTGACGACAAGTACAAACACTGCACTGAAAAAATGTACAAGAAGGTGCAGGAGGAATATCTTCCAAAGGAAAGTTCCACTGAAGGGTTCTTCAAACAAGCCTGGATGAAGGCAGAAGGATGTGCAACTATTGAGAAAGTGAAGAAACGATTCGACAAGGACAAGTCGAAGTACAATCCTAAAGAACTTCCACATGATCATATCAAGGCAATCTGTGCTTACTCAGGGGGTCAAACTAAGATATACCCAGAGTTCAACCAAGCAGTCCGGACCAGTAGAACAGAGTACACAACCTCCTTCCAGTTCCACTCCCTTCATTTCCTCCTGACTGACGCCATTCGCCTCCTGAAACTGAACCAAAAGTCCTGTCACACCACGTATCGAAGAAGCAACATGGAGTTTGTTAGTAAAGTTAACAAAGTAATCAGATTTGGCTTCTTTGCCTCCAGCTCTCTCGACAAGGGAATTAGTACAAAATTTGGAGACAAGTCTTGCTTTGAGATAAAGACATGTTTTGGCGCTGACCTGAAGTCCTTCCCCAATCTGGGGAATCATGAAAAGGAGGTGTTGATTCCACCGTATGAAGTGTTCAGAGTTACTGCTGTGCTGAAGAAAGAGAATTATAAAAACCtttggtgtgatgttgtgtacaCACTAAAGAGTATCACCAAGCCCGGAGTAACCTGA